In Fluviispira sanaruensis, a genomic segment contains:
- a CDS encoding M23 family metallopeptidase codes for MLKLNKFKQKLSFALVIPFTLSLTACINHSNNSNQNLVLKGSAAEMQEKVIIDPNFLARQKTAEKSFFGFPSVNTNPTDDELVIDADEYAGEIIENDDSIDSQKQLARNEPNYGQLGGFGHPLLWPVNGIFTSPFGIRRLMKRTRPHHGIDIGAPVGTQIRAAADGQVLFSGAKRGYGYSVIIGHDSSHETLYAHMKTIAVRAGQFVRRDQIIGYVGKTGRVTGANLHFETRIAGVAKNPLLYLPTPPNGKMRAGMRTPSYNEQVAYYTKLAQIAYISSQAEKRKVK; via the coding sequence ATGCTCAAACTGAATAAATTTAAACAGAAGCTATCTTTTGCTCTCGTCATTCCCTTTACGCTGAGTCTAACTGCTTGTATTAATCATAGTAATAATTCAAATCAAAATTTAGTTTTAAAAGGTTCCGCTGCAGAGATGCAAGAAAAGGTTATTATTGATCCTAATTTCTTGGCTCGACAAAAGACAGCAGAAAAAAGTTTTTTTGGTTTTCCAAGTGTAAATACAAATCCAACGGACGATGAATTGGTGATTGACGCAGACGAATATGCTGGCGAAATTATAGAAAATGATGATTCTATTGACTCGCAAAAACAACTTGCGCGAAACGAGCCAAATTACGGGCAACTTGGTGGCTTCGGCCATCCACTTTTATGGCCAGTCAACGGAATATTTACAAGTCCATTTGGTATACGACGTCTTATGAAACGCACACGTCCTCATCATGGGATTGATATTGGAGCTCCTGTAGGAACACAGATCCGAGCTGCAGCTGACGGGCAAGTGCTATTTTCTGGAGCAAAAAGAGGATATGGTTATTCTGTTATTATTGGCCATGATTCATCTCACGAAACCCTTTATGCACATATGAAAACAATTGCCGTGCGGGCAGGACAATTTGTGAGGCGTGATCAAATCATTGGCTATGTTGGAAAAACAGGTCGGGTAACCGGCGCCAATCTGCATTTTGAAACGCGAATTGCTGGGGTCGCTAAGAACCCACTTCTTTACTTACCCACTCCGCCAAATGGCAAAATGCGTGCCGGTATGCGCACTCCGAGCTATAATGAGCAAGTTGCTTATTATACTAAATTAGCACAAATAGCCTATATTTCATCTCAAGCTGAAAAAAGAAAAGTAAAATAA
- a CDS encoding TIGR04552 family protein — protein MKESHHKHVKRELEGSTHNSNTTAWNIPWQDFEVILGLKNSYSQRNLNVLSEKQARIFLKNCGFDLSNQMHIKQFEQFYGEALYFIRHILLTNEERTNFTVPSSLLYLKNPCHLLLYASTNHPRKRYLRLWSCSILKVMYAISNLQFSGRLHIIDDAREQIFKRIRNHIHLNKEDEIEFNHNNFSINLNKVEWKEAKTRTSIVLKLLHKPDSIVDDVFDYLGVRFVVEKSSEIPLLLKHLIETDIIIPHQVVGLRTRNSLLNVKHPKKIFSFLKELKSCGTLNDDEFNKMCENIIWSNQTNEEILKRTNTFTSQHYRSLQFTVRHLVRTPNPAFLVLESMTNQLRRYTGVQRQEPWMETVIPQYFAHYFPIEIQMMDQESYEMAKFGPASHEQYKSQQHKSVRERVLGNLLTFKKEKLASQDF, from the coding sequence TTGAAAGAAAGCCATCATAAGCATGTAAAAAGAGAGCTCGAAGGTAGTACACATAACTCAAATACGACTGCATGGAATATTCCATGGCAAGATTTTGAAGTGATTCTTGGCTTAAAAAACTCTTATTCACAGAGAAATTTAAATGTATTGAGTGAAAAACAAGCTAGAATTTTTTTAAAAAATTGTGGCTTCGATCTTTCTAATCAAATGCACATAAAACAATTTGAACAATTTTATGGAGAAGCTCTTTATTTTATAAGACATATTCTACTGACAAACGAAGAACGAACAAACTTTACCGTCCCATCTAGCCTTCTTTATCTTAAAAATCCTTGTCATCTGCTTTTATATGCGAGTACTAATCATCCACGTAAACGTTATTTAAGATTATGGAGCTGCTCAATTTTAAAAGTCATGTATGCAATATCAAATTTGCAATTCAGCGGTAGACTTCACATAATTGATGATGCACGTGAACAAATATTTAAACGCATTCGCAATCACATTCACCTCAATAAAGAGGATGAAATAGAATTTAATCATAACAATTTTTCTATTAATCTAAATAAAGTTGAATGGAAAGAAGCAAAAACGAGAACCAGCATTGTGTTAAAACTTTTACATAAGCCAGATAGTATCGTTGATGATGTTTTTGATTATTTAGGCGTTCGCTTTGTCGTAGAGAAATCAAGTGAAATTCCTTTACTGTTAAAACATTTAATTGAAACTGATATTATTATACCTCATCAGGTTGTTGGCTTACGCACAAGAAATTCACTCTTAAATGTCAAACATCCTAAAAAAATATTTTCATTTTTGAAAGAACTAAAATCATGCGGGACTTTAAATGATGATGAATTTAATAAAATGTGTGAAAATATAATTTGGTCGAATCAGACAAATGAAGAAATTTTAAAAAGAACCAATACTTTTACCAGCCAACATTATCGCTCATTACAGTTTACGGTCAGACATCTTGTGCGCACACCAAACCCTGCATTTCTTGTGCTTGAATCCATGACAAATCAATTGCGCAGATACACAGGAGTTCAACGCCAAGAGCCTTGGATGGAAACTGTCATTCCACAATATTTTGCTCACTACTTTCCCATCGAAATTCAAATGATGGATCAAGAGAGTTACGAAATGGCCAAATTTGGTCCAGCATCCCATGAGCAATATAAATCACAACAACATAAATCCGTTAGAGAAAGAGTTTTAGGAAATCTTTTAACATTTAAAAAAGAAAAGCTCGCTTCACAAGATTTTTAA
- a CDS encoding FAD-binding and (Fe-S)-binding domain-containing protein yields the protein MNNQELDNWLDLAGLMPPMPSDAAQKLYAKLGVDTSGKHTFLPSLITRNEYSHSILPLMKQELNSDLVDFIHKRVEKTFELRNKLKTLQNRIIDIVGAGNFSALWLDREAFSADSMEHRALMTEAVIHIYSVEALQKIVSLFYKHEIPMIPYGEGGGYNMGVTPMAPAVTISLRGIDHISEIRASRRSEGKFEISVGAGVPFKDLVAYLAKRGFVLRCDPNTPRAATGGIAATGSNGGRKAFEVILHGRAVTADGTALCFEADKYETDCINNEPFLLARKFFSIENTVDFENKYSEIKKKRLKACRTANSTGVIIPLQGMKANANMLAQQAELQEKGHENTDGMLDAPTLPISAFVGAEGSTGFIYEVTFEIEKPLEWLQASRWHFNNVDAAMCATRAIKKLPKHEQPEYFEFISGQSIRRFLIQDFPTVFSQNDEAVIILAVEGKSKEDCALRHMLNEKVAHEAMLNSQYKVTDVLIKMEKTNVLLQSEGIEQFEILRKPREELPKKLRTKCKTDMEIRTEYLGEVLKIVARTNPRERAEQKQDVLFGHLTPNHTAIIHWNIGGFDLYDEEQADIAWDYLENVIGKAQSLAPTDDKNGSARFTGEHGVAGKAPFLWLNYIPEKDFKRMCSIKDILDQKDLFNPDTLFLRTSHARALRARLLNTSAKFIQESLEKTKKAEAKKLVQINDPDFLLLASENYAVAEGQRCTRCNSCKVCPVVDAEHELEREKKRKSKTSVLPSKRNILMFMEKIAHMRRASEQTQDKNAVDKIFKVTAQMMKESASLLSKCFYCRKCDKACPVDIEIHPLMRAYHKMGKLPSMGSKLWGFIYERLMGEDFFKSITYRLVAFFILLGAPFLYFMRKLSFVPDWLKSYTVPPTLAFAHYEATSEGNKIESTDNFVIIANDLGTDNFIGHEKFANETVYIRYRGCMDTFGKPEATTSVDEYFKNVLHARIVDLEKKMCCGFPFEADGLHERAKQSQILSLIEIAKCIYRLMQECRDSLNKIPQFIVFSNCPTCCEAIKEMRTLLKSEDIREQVRIRAKLPEDFDMLSLDFSIQDTAEIAMNLIKKTQSENLPADENTLSLNKVTKTVGLKVPCHNTKSATDAQIELLKMYYTGVAAYDRCCGLSGTGRLKHPKIGTKISEKLFEQIREEPPSAVVTGCPSCRDGVKMQRDILAAKKDSIAEFEVSGIFEQILKDCKKVAS from the coding sequence ATGAATAATCAGGAACTTGATAACTGGCTTGATTTAGCTGGTCTCATGCCTCCTATGCCTAGCGATGCCGCGCAAAAACTTTATGCAAAACTTGGGGTAGACACTTCAGGCAAACATACTTTTTTACCAAGCCTCATCACTCGGAATGAATATTCACATTCAATATTACCGCTCATGAAGCAAGAGTTAAATTCAGATTTAGTCGATTTTATTCACAAAAGAGTTGAAAAAACATTTGAATTAAGAAATAAATTAAAAACCTTACAAAATAGAATTATCGACATAGTCGGAGCAGGAAATTTTTCTGCACTTTGGCTTGATCGCGAAGCCTTTTCAGCGGACAGTATGGAACACCGTGCTCTCATGACTGAAGCCGTTATTCATATATACTCAGTAGAAGCTTTACAAAAAATTGTTAGTTTATTTTATAAACACGAAATACCCATGATCCCTTATGGCGAAGGTGGCGGATACAATATGGGTGTGACCCCAATGGCCCCTGCTGTTACTATCAGTCTCCGCGGAATTGATCACATTTCTGAAATAAGAGCGAGTCGCAGAAGTGAAGGTAAATTTGAAATATCTGTTGGAGCAGGAGTTCCATTTAAAGATCTTGTTGCCTACCTTGCAAAACGTGGCTTCGTATTGCGTTGTGATCCCAACACACCACGCGCAGCCACCGGAGGAATTGCAGCCACAGGAAGCAACGGGGGACGCAAAGCCTTTGAAGTTATTTTACATGGCAGAGCAGTTACAGCTGATGGAACAGCTCTTTGTTTTGAAGCAGATAAGTACGAAACAGATTGCATAAATAACGAACCTTTTTTACTCGCACGGAAATTCTTTAGTATAGAAAATACCGTTGATTTCGAAAATAAATATTCAGAAATTAAAAAGAAAAGATTAAAAGCTTGCAGAACAGCAAACTCCACGGGTGTTATTATTCCACTGCAAGGAATGAAAGCCAATGCAAATATGCTTGCACAGCAAGCAGAACTTCAAGAAAAAGGACATGAAAATACCGACGGCATGCTTGATGCACCTACGTTGCCAATCTCGGCATTTGTGGGAGCAGAAGGCAGCACAGGATTTATATACGAAGTAACTTTTGAAATTGAAAAACCACTTGAATGGCTGCAGGCTTCACGCTGGCACTTCAACAATGTTGATGCAGCTATGTGTGCTACCCGCGCCATAAAAAAACTACCGAAACACGAGCAACCAGAATATTTTGAATTTATTTCTGGACAAAGTATCCGCCGTTTTCTGATTCAGGATTTTCCCACAGTTTTTTCGCAAAATGATGAAGCCGTTATTATTTTAGCTGTTGAAGGAAAATCAAAAGAAGACTGCGCATTACGCCATATGCTCAATGAAAAAGTTGCGCATGAAGCCATGTTAAATTCACAATATAAAGTAACAGATGTTTTAATCAAAATGGAAAAAACAAATGTTCTCTTACAAAGTGAAGGCATTGAACAGTTTGAAATTCTCCGTAAACCACGTGAAGAGCTACCAAAAAAATTGCGAACAAAATGCAAAACAGATATGGAAATTCGCACAGAATATTTAGGAGAAGTTTTAAAAATTGTTGCACGCACCAATCCACGTGAACGGGCAGAGCAAAAACAAGATGTCTTATTTGGACACCTCACCCCTAACCACACAGCTATTATTCACTGGAATATTGGTGGATTTGATCTATATGATGAAGAACAAGCCGACATTGCTTGGGACTATTTAGAAAATGTTATTGGCAAAGCACAGAGTTTAGCCCCTACAGACGATAAAAATGGCAGCGCGCGTTTCACAGGAGAGCATGGGGTTGCAGGTAAAGCGCCTTTTTTATGGCTCAATTATATTCCAGAAAAAGATTTCAAAAGAATGTGTTCTATAAAAGATATACTCGATCAAAAAGATCTCTTTAATCCAGACACATTATTTTTACGCACAAGCCATGCAAGAGCGCTTCGCGCACGTCTGTTAAATACAAGCGCAAAATTTATTCAAGAATCTTTAGAAAAAACTAAGAAGGCAGAAGCAAAAAAGTTAGTTCAAATAAATGATCCTGATTTTTTACTACTCGCTTCTGAAAATTACGCCGTTGCAGAAGGCCAACGTTGCACGCGTTGCAATAGTTGTAAAGTCTGTCCTGTAGTCGATGCAGAACATGAGTTGGAACGAGAAAAAAAACGTAAAAGCAAAACTTCTGTTTTACCAAGTAAACGGAATATTCTCATGTTTATGGAAAAGATTGCGCACATGCGTAGAGCATCTGAGCAAACTCAAGATAAAAATGCAGTCGATAAAATATTTAAAGTAACGGCGCAGATGATGAAAGAAAGTGCATCGCTTCTCTCAAAATGTTTTTATTGCAGAAAATGTGATAAAGCATGCCCTGTTGATATTGAAATACATCCTCTCATGCGCGCTTATCATAAAATGGGCAAACTTCCGTCAATGGGTTCCAAACTTTGGGGATTTATTTATGAAAGACTTATGGGTGAAGATTTCTTTAAATCAATTACCTATCGTCTGGTTGCATTCTTTATACTTCTTGGCGCTCCCTTTCTTTATTTTATGCGAAAACTTTCTTTCGTGCCCGACTGGTTAAAATCTTATACAGTGCCTCCAACCCTTGCTTTTGCCCATTATGAAGCAACAAGTGAAGGTAACAAAATTGAATCGACAGATAATTTTGTTATTATTGCCAATGACCTTGGCACTGATAACTTTATCGGCCACGAAAAATTTGCGAACGAAACAGTTTATATCCGTTACCGTGGTTGCATGGATACATTTGGCAAACCAGAAGCAACGACAAGTGTCGATGAGTATTTTAAAAATGTTTTGCATGCGCGAATTGTAGATCTTGAAAAGAAAATGTGTTGCGGTTTTCCATTTGAAGCAGATGGTTTGCATGAACGCGCAAAACAAAGTCAAATTTTAAGTCTCATAGAAATAGCAAAATGCATTTATCGACTTATGCAAGAATGCAGAGACTCACTGAATAAAATTCCCCAATTTATAGTGTTTTCCAATTGTCCAACCTGTTGTGAAGCCATTAAAGAAATGCGTACTCTTTTAAAAAGTGAAGATATTCGTGAACAAGTGCGCATACGGGCAAAATTACCAGAAGATTTTGATATGCTTTCTCTTGATTTTAGTATTCAAGACACAGCCGAGATCGCTATGAATTTAATCAAAAAAACACAGTCAGAAAATTTACCTGCTGACGAAAACACGTTATCACTCAATAAAGTAACTAAAACGGTTGGACTTAAAGTTCCTTGCCATAACACAAAGTCAGCTACCGATGCACAAATTGAACTGCTAAAAATGTATTACACAGGTGTTGCGGCCTACGATCGCTGTTGTGGTTTGTCAGGCACAGGACGCTTAAAACATCCTAAAATAGGAACAAAAATATCAGAAAAACTCTTCGAACAGATTCGCGAAGAACCACCCAGCGCCGTGGTCACGGGCTGTCCCAGCTGCCGCGATGGGGTAAAAATGCAACGAGATATCCTTGCTGCTAAAAAGGATTCCATTGCAGAATTCGAAGTCTCTGGCATATTTGAACAGATCTTAAAAGACTGCAAAAAAGTTGCTTCTTAA
- a CDS encoding helix-turn-helix domain-containing protein yields the protein MANKINDRISLLRNLLKLSRADVERKYQLSQETLKAWEYGKNNINNTNIDFLLNIYRNEGVLVSKEWLVKGTGISPTSSVTANKINNEDFNFLMDEPFQMEREIKFLLNLNPDYISFRVNNDSMTPKFQSDSIVIGKKRFASDISKTVGKDCIIKIKGKKDILLRRIGLTEKNKYILSVLNPIDLVEDPIIIASELDFSAPVIFVRYCDY from the coding sequence ATGGCGAATAAAATAAATGATCGAATTTCATTATTACGTAATCTTCTCAAACTATCTAGAGCAGATGTAGAAAGGAAATATCAACTCTCACAGGAGACTTTGAAAGCTTGGGAATATGGAAAAAATAACATTAACAATACAAATATTGATTTTCTTTTAAATATATATCGAAATGAAGGAGTCCTTGTTAGCAAAGAATGGTTAGTTAAGGGTACTGGAATATCTCCCACTTCAAGTGTAACTGCAAATAAAATAAATAATGAAGATTTTAATTTTTTAATGGATGAGCCTTTTCAAATGGAAAGAGAAATAAAATTTTTGCTCAATCTAAATCCTGATTATATTTCTTTTAGAGTAAATAACGATTCAATGACACCTAAATTCCAAAGTGATAGTATTGTAATAGGGAAAAAGCGATTTGCATCTGACATATCTAAAACAGTTGGAAAAGATTGTATAATTAAAATTAAAGGCAAAAAAGATATTCTCCTCCGTAGAATTGGCTTAACAGAAAAAAATAAATATATTCTTTCTGTTCTCAATCCAATAGATCTTGTTGAAGACCCAATAATTATTGCAAGTGAATTGGATTTTTCTGCTCCAGTAATTTTTGTTAGATACTGCGATTATTAA
- a CDS encoding SDR family NAD(P)-dependent oxidoreductase — MNFNDKVVMITGGTSGIGKKAALDFAEQGAIVNIIGRRSQEGMSVERELKSFNNKNRFYEGDITNEENIRHILNLIISNHKKLDIAINNAGIEGIWSEIETMSLKNFEEVIQTNIIGTFNCLKHEIIQMKKHRSGNIINISSISGLVGFPNGCHYVASKHAILGLTKSLALEVAPHGIRINSVCPGATGTDMLDRLSDSEKQLKFAKRHPLGRIASSTEISKVIMFLAGEDSSFITGQGIAVDGGYTIN; from the coding sequence ATGAATTTTAATGATAAAGTTGTAATGATTACAGGTGGAACTTCAGGAATAGGAAAAAAAGCTGCATTGGATTTTGCTGAACAGGGAGCAATCGTAAATATAATTGGTAGGAGATCACAAGAAGGAATGTCAGTTGAAAGAGAATTAAAATCTTTTAACAATAAAAATAGATTTTATGAAGGCGATATTACGAATGAAGAAAATATAAGACATATACTAAATTTGATTATATCAAATCATAAAAAACTTGATATCGCTATAAATAATGCCGGTATTGAGGGAATTTGGAGTGAAATTGAAACTATGAGTCTTAAAAATTTTGAAGAAGTCATACAGACAAATATTATTGGAACATTTAATTGCTTGAAGCATGAAATTATTCAAATGAAAAAACATCGGTCTGGTAATATTATAAACATATCATCTATAAGTGGACTCGTTGGTTTCCCAAACGGCTGCCATTATGTCGCAAGTAAGCATGCCATTTTAGGGCTGACTAAAAGTTTGGCTCTTGAAGTTGCACCCCATGGAATTCGAATAAATTCGGTTTGTCCTGGAGCAACTGGAACAGATATGCTTGATAGACTTTCTGATTCTGAAAAACAGTTAAAATTTGCAAAACGACATCCTTTAGGTAGAATTGCTTCCTCAACCGAGATTTCAAAAGTGATTATGTTTCTAGCAGGAGAAGACTCCTCTTTTATCACAGGACAAGGAATTGCTGTCGATGGTGGATATACTATAAATTAA
- a CDS encoding lipocalin-like domain-containing protein → MNENIIGTWILKKFTFENETGSVNNWDENAKGLLIYTRNGFMSASLCGKNDSEFYSGRYEINENTVIHKVENATDRKKLNNNLHRNIKLSDDKKTLFITAEEFCPGKVSNLIWEKSE, encoded by the coding sequence ATGAATGAAAATATAATCGGAACATGGATACTCAAAAAGTTTACTTTTGAAAATGAAACGGGAAGCGTAAATAATTGGGATGAAAACGCAAAAGGTTTGCTAATTTATACAAGAAATGGCTTTATGAGTGCGAGCCTATGTGGCAAAAATGATTCGGAATTTTATTCTGGAAGGTATGAAATAAACGAAAATACCGTTATTCATAAAGTTGAAAACGCAACTGATAGGAAAAAGCTAAATAATAATTTACACAGAAATATAAAATTAAGTGATGATAAAAAAACACTCTTCATTACTGCTGAAGAGTTTTGCCCTGGGAAAGTTTCAAACTTAATTTGGGAAAAGTCGGAATAA
- a CDS encoding SDR family NAD(P)-dependent oxidoreductase has protein sequence MFNISGKKIVLSGATSGIGKSFALFLAENKCELILIAKNEMKASSLEKELIKFNTKFHFEMMDIKNPKPFHTDKVDMLINCAGIVPKSPLQEITDSSFNETMQTNVNSIIKLSNLLVNKMQNGSCIVNIISGMAYLTKENYGMYSISKAAAEHLTRFQALEFGKLGIRVNGISPGYISVERNAENYAKANKEIMFHNSIIKRPGTPNEILGALQFLISNASSYMTGSILNVDGGFAAKVI, from the coding sequence ATGTTTAATATCAGTGGTAAAAAAATAGTTTTGTCGGGAGCAACTTCGGGTATCGGCAAAAGCTTCGCCCTTTTTCTTGCGGAGAATAAGTGCGAACTTATTCTTATTGCCAAAAATGAAATGAAAGCAAGTTCTTTAGAAAAAGAATTAATTAAGTTTAATACTAAATTTCATTTTGAAATGATGGATATTAAAAATCCAAAACCATTTCACACTGACAAAGTTGATATGCTTATAAATTGCGCAGGCATTGTGCCTAAATCCCCTTTGCAGGAAATTACAGACAGCTCTTTTAACGAAACAATGCAGACCAATGTCAATAGCATCATTAAATTGTCGAACTTGCTTGTCAATAAAATGCAAAACGGTTCTTGCATTGTGAATATCATTTCAGGAATGGCATATTTAACCAAAGAAAACTACGGAATGTATTCCATCTCGAAAGCGGCTGCGGAACACTTAACTCGCTTTCAAGCGCTCGAGTTTGGTAAACTTGGTATTCGTGTCAATGGAATTTCTCCTGGCTATATTTCAGTCGAACGCAACGCTGAGAACTATGCAAAAGCTAATAAAGAAATCATGTTTCACAATAGCATAATCAAGCGCCCTGGCACTCCGAACGAAATTTTAGGCGCACTGCAGTTTCTTATTTCCAATGCCTCCTCCTATATGACTGGATCCATTCTGAATGTGGATGGTGGTTTTGCTGCGAAAGTTATTTAG
- a CDS encoding catalase has protein sequence MKIKIFNYAISIVLGSFTFAHINFAIASENPIKKQDELISASESPLDRNLSLPNIEDLEYLQSDENLEKIVAQMFQSIVKKGQVSRPGEARAAKRGAHAKHHGCAVGKFIIEKGLPKVFRKGVFAREIEYKAFVRFSNGTSEIKSDLIPDSHGMAIKLLGINAQLLDDYEANGEKNTQDFIMIDTPIFFLRKAEDYISVMTASARGPDGLKEWMKSHPYEAVILTQSLKEMKISPLGSQFWSQTPYKLGANNAMKFTAKPCAKQNFSDLPLKNAVNDNYLKEGLAQYLAKENACYEFFVIPQRDKKNMPIEDSTIEWPTQWNGQKNIFKLATLLLPKGQVTNSDLSMQYCEDMSFTPWHGTEDLKPLGEVNLVRKYVYSELSKFRLHLNNLTQLLPSEDIWQKLMGQRKNTVEKE, from the coding sequence ATGAAAATAAAAATTTTTAATTATGCGATAAGTATAGTCTTAGGCTCTTTTACTTTTGCACACATCAATTTTGCAATTGCAAGTGAAAATCCTATAAAAAAGCAGGATGAACTGATATCAGCCTCTGAATCTCCATTAGATAGAAATCTTTCTTTGCCAAATATTGAAGACTTAGAATATTTACAGAGTGATGAGAATTTAGAAAAGATCGTCGCGCAGATGTTTCAATCCATCGTAAAAAAAGGACAAGTCTCTCGCCCAGGTGAAGCAAGAGCTGCTAAACGAGGTGCGCATGCAAAACATCATGGCTGTGCTGTGGGTAAATTTATTATCGAAAAAGGTTTGCCAAAAGTTTTTAGAAAGGGTGTTTTTGCTCGTGAGATAGAATACAAAGCCTTTGTACGTTTTTCGAATGGAACATCTGAGATAAAATCCGATCTCATTCCCGATTCACACGGCATGGCAATAAAACTGCTTGGAATAAATGCTCAACTTTTAGATGACTATGAAGCAAATGGTGAAAAAAATACACAAGATTTTATTATGATCGACACACCTATTTTCTTTTTACGCAAAGCTGAGGACTATATTTCTGTGATGACAGCATCGGCAAGGGGGCCTGATGGACTCAAAGAGTGGATGAAGTCTCACCCCTATGAAGCGGTTATACTGACCCAGTCATTAAAAGAAATGAAAATCAGTCCTTTGGGTTCCCAGTTTTGGAGTCAGACCCCTTATAAACTCGGTGCAAATAATGCGATGAAGTTTACCGCAAAGCCCTGTGCAAAGCAAAACTTTTCGGACTTACCCCTTAAAAATGCAGTTAATGACAATTATTTAAAAGAGGGCTTGGCTCAGTATTTAGCAAAAGAAAACGCTTGTTATGAATTTTTTGTCATTCCACAGCGGGATAAAAAAAACATGCCAATTGAGGATTCAACTATAGAATGGCCAACGCAATGGAATGGACAAAAAAATATTTTTAAACTAGCAACATTGTTGTTACCTAAAGGGCAAGTGACGAACAGTGATTTGAGTATGCAATACTGTGAAGATATGTCATTTACGCCATGGCATGGCACAGAAGATTTGAAACCCTTGGGGGAAGTTAATCTTGTACGTAAGTATGTTTATTCAGAACTTTCAAAATTTAGATTGCATTTAAATAACTTAACACAGCTATTACCAAGTGAAGACATATGGCAGAAATTAATGGGTCAAAGGAAAAATACGGTTGAAAAAGAGTGA
- a CDS encoding substrate-binding periplasmic protein, which translates to MCKKFFKCIIFLLILKCLNSYASIKDLSVRGDYWCPYNCKPQDTKPGYLIEILQNTFGKDRINYEVMNWARAIIETRKGENDVIVGAAKEDAPDLLFSTSLGLSDNCFYALKNSKFDFKGLDSLKNVTLGVIKDYSYYKDLNDYIKKNLSNKNRIAEHFGDNIQERMLAKLMLKRLDVIVEDSNVIDYIIKKKPEMSEIVKIKCVDVGNIFIAFSPKKPESAKQVKVLNSHVKEMIKNGEMMNILKKYSIKPWFN; encoded by the coding sequence ATGTGCAAAAAATTCTTTAAGTGTATTATTTTTCTTTTAATTTTAAAATGTTTGAATTCATACGCAAGTATCAAAGATTTAAGTGTGCGAGGAGATTATTGGTGTCCATATAATTGCAAACCCCAAGATACAAAACCAGGGTACCTTATAGAAATATTACAGAATACTTTTGGCAAAGACAGGATCAATTACGAAGTCATGAACTGGGCACGAGCCATTATTGAAACCCGCAAAGGTGAAAACGATGTTATTGTTGGAGCTGCAAAAGAAGATGCGCCAGACCTACTTTTTAGCACCTCTCTTGGTCTCAGCGACAATTGTTTTTATGCGCTAAAGAATTCAAAATTTGATTTTAAAGGCCTAGATTCTCTTAAAAATGTAACATTAGGAGTGATTAAAGATTATTCCTATTATAAAGACTTAAATGATTATATAAAAAAAAACTTATCCAATAAAAATAGAATTGCAGAACATTTTGGTGATAATATTCAAGAAAGAATGCTTGCAAAACTGATGCTAAAGCGTCTTGATGTCATAGTGGAAGACTCAAACGTCATCGATTATATAATAAAGAAAAAGCCCGAGATGAGTGAGATTGTCAAAATTAAATGTGTTGACGTTGGTAATATTTTTATAGCTTTTTCACCTAAAAAACCTGAGTCAGCCAAGCAGGTAAAAGTTTTAAATTCGCATGTGAAAGAAATGATTAAAAATGGAGAAATGATGAATATTTTAAAAAAATATTCTATCAAACCTTGGTTTAATTGA
- a CDS encoding GNAT family N-acetyltransferase, producing MYKKKEFTIRSLEIKDLLEVAFLCEVLGFAGSANEFEKRFQDFILFTHHQVRVAQSICDGNIIGFIHFFEAPSLLSCKTLEIGALVVEGNWRKQGVGKGLMLTAEQWARSKGCQSVLLATQTKRADAHQFYAKLGYEKELEAYFLRKIFKKIF from the coding sequence TTGTACAAAAAGAAAGAATTTACAATCAGATCCTTAGAAATAAAAGATTTACTCGAAGTTGCTTTTCTTTGCGAAGTTTTGGGTTTTGCTGGTAGTGCTAATGAATTCGAAAAAAGATTTCAGGATTTTATTTTGTTTACTCATCACCAAGTGCGTGTTGCCCAGAGCATTTGCGATGGAAATATAATTGGTTTTATCCATTTTTTCGAAGCGCCTTCACTTCTTAGTTGTAAAACCTTAGAAATAGGAGCTCTGGTTGTGGAAGGCAATTGGAGAAAGCAGGGTGTGGGCAAAGGACTTATGCTTACAGCAGAACAATGGGCAAGATCCAAGGGCTGTCAATCTGTGCTCTTAGCAACTCAGACCAAACGTGCAGATGCTCATCAATTTTATGCAAAATTAGGTTATGAAAAAGAACTAGAAGCCTATTTTTTGCGGAAGATCTTCAAGAAAATATTTTAA